The Coffea arabica cultivar ET-39 chromosome 2c, Coffea Arabica ET-39 HiFi, whole genome shotgun sequence genome includes the window TTTTCAATTTGTAAATACAGCATGATGAGAGAATGCATACTTGTGATTTAATTACTTGAATTGAAAAGGAAAGGAACAAAAGGTTTGAAAATGAATTCTCCCGTTGACATGCACCAAGAAAGCTCTATAGGTTATTAGATTAAATCAAAAATATACCACAGAGATCATCACTATGAAAAGCAAAATATTACGAGTCATCTCGAAGAAGTGCATTCATAATGACAGTGGGGAAATAGTTCTACTGATTCAGTGCATTAACTTAATTGCTTGGAAGTGACCAAGTCCTTGACATTCACCGTCATGTTACTGAAAATTACGACATAGCATGAGGTTATATCATTCCTATTAGCCTTTTGCCACATCTACACTTTTCAAAAGGAAAGGTAATTATTGCATGAAGTCAATAATATGTTCTTCCACAAAAATTCTGACTTAAAAGCTGCCTACAATGTTCTCTTACtttatcttcatttttctggaAAGTTAATCAATTTACAGCAATAGTCAGCTCCCTACAGCTTGTATTTAAGTGTAATATTTAGTGGGAAAACTGAAGAAGCAGATTAATAAAACAAACCTTGTCAATATCAGCAAGACCTCCCTCAGCATAACCAAAGAGAAGATATTCTGATGCAACACCAGCAAGGGCAATACATGAAAACCTGTTCAGCATCTGAGCACAGCATGACATGAGAAACGTTATGCCTGGAGGATGTCATTTGAAATTCTCTGTGTCATATCAGCTAAGGGGGCTTACCGTGGCTGATAATTTTCCTGAATTTACCTGTATGAGAAAGTAATGGAGCTCGTGTTAAACTGTTCAAAACAAGCATGCAAAAGCCAAAAAGGTATTTCATTACAATTTAGCAGATAATATACAATTACTTCCGGGACACAATTACTCTATAAGAATTTAAACTGTAGAGCACAACTCTACTGGAAATCCAAGATATACAATTTCAGTTCTTATGTCCAGGAGTGCATCTTCTGAGATCTATGACCAGATTAGGAGAAAACTTACTTCTTCATTAAACTCGAAATCCACAAATGCAGTTCCTGCTTGAACATTGAGTGATCCTTCCTTATTCAAAGCATCCAAGCTGGTCAGTGTGTACCCCCTTGGGAGAATTCCTAGCAGGTAGGCAGTCAAGAAATGCCCAGCTTCATGCTATATCATATTTGGGCAACAAGCTACTTGTTACAAGATCAATTATAGAGACAcaacaaaggaaaaaataaagaaagatatTCCTAAAGATAAATAATGATTTTTAACGACAACTGGAATACAAATGCTAGGTGGTCGAATAAAGAAGTAAAGAATCTCTATGCCTGAATGTTTCTTGACAATAACGATGGCTAGacaaattaaaaaacaaaaacaagaatgTTTCTTGACAATAATGATGGCcagacaaataaaaaaaaaacaaaaacaaaaacaagtttcgtgtgtgtgtgtgtgtgtgagagagagagagagagagagagagctctcACTTGAATAACCCTGTTACGATACTTTTGGCTGAAGGTGTGACCAATGGTATCAAGAAGCAAGGCACTGACTCCTCCATTGAATGAGACCTGAGTATATTTACTTTGAAAGTAAAAAGATGTATGATAGCAAAGTCAAGTTCAGTAGTTTCAATCAGCATTTCACCAATGTTCGAAATAACTTGTTAAGCTTCAAGAGAATATTTGGATGTGGTGAGCTATCATAGCCTTAATTTCACTGACTGTTACTGCTAGACGGTAGGCACGGTACAAACAGATGATCTTATAAAAAGGGAATTTCTTAATCCCATTTTACCCCCGCATCAGGATTTCTATTCATGGGAAAGCATATGCTTTTAGCATAAAAAACTGGATCAAAGTCAAATTTGTGGCTCCAATTATATAGTTTCACACAACTTGGAAAGGCAGAGGATTAGCATCATTCATATGTTTCATTtcatgcaaaagaaaaatgaatccATTTAACAGTTCATTACATCAAAGGGAACAAAGCTGGTGACATTTGATCTTATGACATACCTAAACTTGCTCAGCCAAGTAATgtacaaataaaaggaaagggagAAAGATAAAGAAGCATTGACCCTAGTAGTTACACATGCAGATAGAAGCAACAGTAATGTCTCAAGGCCAGGAACCAATCTATTGAATATCATGCACGAGACGCAAAATCCTTTGATAGTACAGAACAGGTGGCTCAAACAACTTAACTAGTTTTCTCAGAACTTACACCATCTAGTGTCCAGAAAAACAACAATCCAAGTGAGAAAAATAGGAGTTGTTGTGGGCTTAAATCAAACACGTTCCATGCTGCAACTCCTCCTAAAAGAGCAGCAACCTGCAGATTCCTTTCTATAGAGCCAAGCGTTGCATCCACTGGTGAAAGTAGGGATGCAGTTTCAATCCCATTCAGCTTTAGCTCATCCAAGGTATAGAGCCTCTGAGGTACCTGCACAAAATCTACTCAAGGACTTCAGATACATTGCCAAATATCCATCAATGTTACACAACTGAGTACATACAAATATATACGAGATAGCCCTACTTAAAATCAAGCAAACCAAGTATATACAAGAAAAAGAACAATCATCATTACTATGAAAATGTAGCAATGATGTAATCCGACGCACAAAGAATGTCCATTCCAACATTACCACAATTTAACCTTAAAAGTTCATCAACCAATGCACCAAAAATGCAACAGAAAGCTCCTTTTCCTCTGGGAAAAGAGCGATAAGTCAAGCAGTGACTCTCCAGACAAACCACAAACAATCTATAGTCATCCAAAATCAAGTGTCTAAGAATTCAACTAACTAGCCAATCAAATTAAACACAGTTTAaattcaaacaaaagaaaacgaaGATAGTATTGAGTTTGAGCAATTGAACCTGCCGGGCAGCATCGAAACACCGGAGACCACCAGGTTTGCCCTGTAAATTCTTGACTAAGGACAATGCAGCCCTCTCATCCCCCTTGCTTAGCTCCTTATCCACTTGCTCCAGTACTTGCCACCTTAATCTTACTGCACCACCTGTATCCTCAGATAAGCAATTCACTGTCCTAGAATTCTGCAATCCAAACCTGGAATATGAACAGGAATAGTGAAAGGATAACATCCCTCTATGCCCACCATTGCCATATACCACACTACCCATCCAAACAACTGAAAATTTCACCTAACACTGCATAGAATAATTAGCTTCTAATCTATAATTAATCTATTCTTATAATGTATTTATACTCAAAAAAATGCACTTACATAATTATGCAAAAAGGCTTTTATTTTCAGCCACAAAAAAGTCGAAGAGGATAAAATGCAATGGGTCCAGGCGACGTCGTATTCTCCGCATAGCCGTTATCTTTTTGCATCAAAACTTGAACTTTAGTCATTCGTAAAATTCCTGAATTGATGAATATTTTGTCTAAAGAGATTTGCGCGCCAGCTGGAACCCTAAGGGTATGGGGGAGATTGAGAAACGACGAAGACGAGGCGATACGACGTCGGAGAGGACTGAAGAGAGTGGATAGAGAGCTGGAGAAGGGGAATTTCAAGGCTGCGTTGTCTTTAGCAAAGCAGTTGCAGGGGAAGCCTGGTGGACTACGCGGCTTTGGCGCTGTCAAATTGGTAATAATATATACCatctaatttttgaaaatattttgatGTTCTTCGATGAAGCTTTTTTTGTTCTTGGGATTAATTATGTGTCTGTACTTGTCCTGTAAAGAAAGGGAAGAATTATTGGGTTTTcgaagaaattctgttttggcaAGAAATGCTGATTGAGATTGAATGAGGACAGGAGAAATGCTGATTGTAAGTATTGAAATTTGGCATTAAGACatggaaaaaagaacaaaaaaaccCTCCTCCATTAGACCATATCTGATGCTCAATAATTTTGTAAAACTAGCTTGAAAGAATCATGTCATTCAAGTCTTTTTGTAGGTTATAAGAAAGCTATTGCAGTCTGTATTGTGAAGTATGAAGCGAAAAAATTAGCATGTTAGGGTCCAAACACTTGATATATGTTGTGCCAAATCGGGCGAAGATGGGAATTAAGGCTGGTAAACAGTAGTGTTTTGATACGTGTCTCTGTATGCAAAGTAGAAAATTCCCACCATATTTTGTTGAGGATTGTTCCAACTATCGAAAGTGCATATTTTGGTATGTGTAGGTGCCAAAAAGAATCTCGGTCGTGGATGAACTAGAGCTGAATGATGCTGATAAAATGTCTCTTCACTCATCTGTTGATTCCATTCTGCGTTTAGTCAAGTGCTGCAGGCAGTTTGCATCGGAGGAAAAGGTAGGTAAGTTTTATTGTACTCATAAAAAAGCTGCCAGATTAACTTTCTTCCTCGATTTTGCGTTGCCATGTTTCTTATTTGCTCTATCATGTTTCAGAAATTGTAACCTTAATAGGAGAATGTATGGAAAGCTTTTATTTTGTGTCCCACGTTTATAAGCTTTTCAAGTTTGTTGGCACATTTAAGGAAATCTACCATTAATCCACGTGCTATACTTTGTTTAAATTGTGGCATACCTACTTCTGATGGCATGTTCAAGGTGACAACATTGACAACTAATTAGTAGTCATGCTTTGCTCTGTTTTCTTTCAGGATATTCACCAACTTACTGCCTAACACGGGGATCCCTGGGGACCATATAATGGCCTTTAATCTGAATTGGCACCCACCCAAATCATTTTGAGATTGATATGGTGCTGCTTTAAGATACCACCATACTTTGTTCCCCTGAAAGAAATGCAATGATAACAGAATCCTGTGATATGTCatcctgtttttctttttctattcaGGATATACTATCCTTTGGCCTACTAGTCATGTTAGAAGACATTTTCTATGTGAGTTTGCGTGTGAATTGTCTAATCTTATTGAAAACATGGAAGGATAGAATTTTGTAATTCCAGAAGGGGTATTAAATAGATACGTAGCTAAGGGAGGCACTCGAGGTGCAGTGCTGGATGGATAATCTCGTCCGCTGTTGCACTTAGGTTACACAGTGACCAGTATGCATGAGACAAACAGGTTTGGTTACCCTGCAGCAAGGAGGCTCATTTGGGTCATTAGCCCAGCTATGAATAGAATTAATAATTGTTTCAAATAAAACATGCAGTTAAGATATGGGGAAGTGAGTGGTGGGAGATATAGGCTGGTTATTGCTGAACCTGATTACTGTTTAATGTCCAAATGATGTCAGTGCCTTGTAATGTACATGCCACTCATATGcatttttcctcccttttttaTGTTTCCATGTTTCTGACACAAATTGCAAACTTGAAGGCACTTTCAGAATGATGATCTGTGCGCCAATTCTAACTGTTTTGCTATGCACTTTTCCATTGTTAGTTTCTACTCAAGAAATGTATGATTTTTACCTGTGTTGCACTAGAAAAGCTGATATTTATTGTCCAATGATGCTTGTAAGTTTAGCAGGCCACAAATCTTTCATAGTTTATAGGAACTCATTTCTTTTCTCAGGAGGATGTACATGCCTTACTATTTTGGAGAGTACTGCACAATTATGCTAATTAAGAAAGTGGCAGTTATGGTAACTTTTAGGATGTAAATAGAGTTGGATGCTCTCTTTTTACGCGATTTACATGTTCTTCAGCACATATTACATTTTAATATCTTCAGCTTATTGTCAGTTTCAGCCATATGTTCTTAGTTGCTGAATCCAATATCTTTTTGGCAGGAGCATTTTTAGGACAAGATAGCCTGACTAATGGTGACTGTTGTGGTTCTCTGTCAGATGATCGTGTAATGTGCCTGCAGGTAAGGTTCTTCAGCTTTCCTATCTCATAATGGCAACAGGGTCAAATACCAAGGAATTTCCTTTACTGATACGCTTGTCCCACAGGGACAACATAAGAGACATTGGAGAAAATAAAGTTGCTAAGTTAAGCTGAGTCTTCTCTAGAAAGATGTTGAGTGATTGCAGCATTTATATGTGCAGATCTAAGTATCTAGCTTCAAAAAATTCCTTTACCATCTCAAAGAAGAGGCATCTATATGTTTAACGCTAATACCTCCCCTATGAATACTTTATATTCCATGTCAACAAGATAAGTAGGATTCTAAGCTTCAACTCTactatttttttgttgtttaaatgCCCCATTTTAGGAGTCATCTATCTAAAATGGATTGGACAATACTGGATTGAAGATGGAATCCCGAAAACTTTAACTTCCAGCAGAACACTATCATATAATCATATGACCTGGTCCTAGAATGCTTCAAATATAACCAGTTGCTGCATCACCATCTACAGTCTGCATTGAGAACTGACATCAAGGAATTACTTTTCTTCTTGTATCTCATGCATTCCTGTTCTTTTGAATTTCTAGGTGTTCATGTTCTCAGTAGTTCCACTGATTGATAAATTGGCtaaaacttttcaattttttcatctGAGAATTTCCGAGTTTCATCCCTTGATTTTTCACTAAACTACCACGCATTTTTCTTCATGTGGTTGATAACTTGATATTGTAGCCATGACACATATAATTTACATGGACATTAGTTTGAAGAATGAAGAATTATGCTTGTTATGTTGTTCTGGCCAGTGTCCTCTAAATATGTTAGATGTTAAAGAACCATTTGGGCTGTGAAAGATTGTATGCTTCACAAGTTTAGAGATCACTAAATGAGACTGGATATGTGACGTGATCCTACTTGAATATTCCTTTCTTTCTGGACTGTTCTATTTCCTGATGATGGCACACATCAATTTAATAACTGTTCTTTTGGCATGCATCATTCTTGTACAATTGGTCAAAGCAAAAAAAGAATCAAACCTTGCTGTAGTATGTTGTAGTTTTGTTGTTATCTATTGTAGTTGAAAATATTTTGCCTGTTTAAATCTCAGAAACTGACCTCATGCAGCATGAAGCTGGCCATTTTGTAGTTGGTTACTTGCTCGGGATCTTACCTAAAAAATATAGAGTTCCAAGCATGGAAGAATTAGAAAAGGACAACTTAGCTGGAGGGAAAGTTGAGTTTCTTGGATTTGAGTTTTTACAGGAAGTAAGTACACAATCTTCATCGTTGATCCATACTTCTTGATACAAGCTACGTGGGTAAGCACATACAGAGGCTATAACAGTCGCTTCTTGGACTGAGAAACCGGAAATTTTGACATTTAGGGCATTTGGTTAGGCTTCCAAAACTTAACTGTCTCCTGTTCTAGTGAAAAGTGAAACCTGCATCCAAAACAATCCTTGGCTTTACCATTTGCATGGCACAATTTGTACCGGTCAGCTATTGATCAATCTGCATGGTACATTGAGAAAATTTTGAGCATGTAAATTAAAAAAGAATGCACTTGTAGCTTCAATCTGTTGGCTTCTATACTTTCcacatttgattttgatttttaccTCAGACAGCAGTTATTCTTGACTGATTTCTGGCATTGCATCTTTTCAGGTTTCTAATACAACTCTGCCAGAAACATACTTTACCAATAGGAAGCATAATAGCAAGGTCAGATTGCTTTTACTTTAACTTTATTCAGTTCGAAACTGTTGATACAACGCCTTGTGACCATTTTGTGGGGCCACTTTATACCTATGATGATATGCTCAGAAGTATACAAGATTATTTCGCCAAATAACCTAGTCCAACTCATTGTTTATGTCATATGTCCTTATCATCTCAATTAGCACTCAATATACTGAAACAGACTACAAGAAAGATTGTAATTCTAATGGGTTCTACATTAGTTTGCAATGTTAActccaaaaaaaacaaaaaaggtttGCAATGTTCATGGCATCTAATAGTTTTGGTGCATAACACTTGCTTCTCAACTCAGGTGCCCATTACCAGTTTTACATTCGTGTCCAGAAAGGTCTCCATTTCAGTCAACCCAAGTCATCCTCTCTTGAGATATTGATTCTTTCGCCTCTTGGGTTGTTGACCTTAATTTGCTTCCCATATTTTGGACCTCATTACTAGACGTCAATCTAGCAATTTCAAGGCTTAGAAGCTCTAAAGCAGGATGCATTTAAATTAGAATATAAAATGTCCATTTTGTGGATTTATGGATGAAAATTTTACAGATTAAATGAGATTTACATTGCTTTTGTTCTTACCAAATAAAAGCATCCCAGAAATATATCAAGGGCATTTAGCACATCTGTGCTTGACCTACTAGTCTTGAACATCTAGTACCATTTTGAGAAGAATGTGTGTTAAATGGCATCCAATCCTGTACCTAACACATAGTAATCTTAAAATACTTTCAGCTTGGCAATTGTCTGGTATTCACTCAATGTTGCCACATAACCACATAATTTAGCAGATTCAACATGGTCCAGATATGTATTATCGTTGTCACTTGAATTAAATCATTGATCTCTAATACAGTTCAACATCATTCAGGAATATGATGGCATTGTCTCCTCAAAGGTTAGCTATGCTTCAAGTTTCTTATGAATGCTGACTCGGAGAATGTTATCTCATTCTCCTGACGTAAATTAAGCCAGCATAAGATCAGGGGAACACGAGTAAAGGAACTATAAGATCACTACTCACATTACTGGCTGTTCATACAGTCTTATACCCTCAATTATGGCATGAACATGCTGGATAATTGTTCTGTCTGTGTTTATTATGGATTAGCTTCTTATTTATCTAGGTGGCTCTCCAAGACTTCTTCTAGACTTAGTATCTATATGGACCGTTACAGACAGTAGCAGCGGCTAATCTGACTTACATTCAACGGCTGATATGAAAAGTTCTCCTCTATCAGACTTTAAACAGATTTTTATGCGTAATTCTTGGAGGACTAGCAGCAGAGCTTCTCATGTTTGGGTACTCAGAATTACTTCACTCGGATGTTGATCAGGTAATACATCTTATTTAACAAGGCTAAAGGTGGATGTGCTGCTGCCTCCAAATAGTTCACTAACACTGTTTTGTCAATTATGAAAGTTGGACAGGGTAATGAAATGCTTAGGCTACAGCACAGACATGGCAAATTCACAGATAAAGTGGGCTGCAATTAACACACTCTTGATACTAAGACGGCATCATAAAGCTACATCACGGGTGGCAGAAGCCATGGCTTTGGGAAGGTCGATTGGTTTCTGCATTGATGCAATAGAGACTGACTTTGGTACAACAAACGGTGGTAGACATTTTGGATCTCAAGCCAATACACAAGCAAAGTCGCCCTTCCTGACTAAAGAATCTATTAAGATGAATAAAGTGCTTACTAATCTGTAAAACAGAAGACTAGTAAACCCTACAGAAGCTCAACACAGTTGTGGATTTCTTGGCACTTACACATGGATTGCTGAACTTTATATTTCACAAGCTTAATGATGACTACAATAGCAATTTTTGTACAAGCATGCAGTATGAGATAATGTTTTCATAATCCCTGGCATAGCAGATTTGAACAAGTACAATACAATGCATTCATGTGGAAAACTGCAGAAAAGATGCTTCCATATTCATGATCCCTCCAATTGCCATCCAATGGATTGGTTGCACGACCTTATCAAACTCATTCTTCCTTTCTGTCGCTATTATTTGCAGACATCTGTAGTCAATACAGGCATCATTGCCTACAGGACCTGTCCAAAGCAGGAAATCTTCCGGAATCCATCTCCATTAAGCTAATCAAAAATGAAAGGCAAAGCAAGAGCAAACACTTAAAAGACTAACGCAGAGAAAATTTCATAATTTCATTTCTCAGGGGGACCAAATCATTCCAAGAAACAAGCCCAAATTCACAATCCATAAAGAAGAACACAACTAATAGATTACATTAACGCCTACAATTTTCTCTTCAACTAAAACTCCTGAGAAGCAGAGCCAATGTCCCCTTTCCCACCTTTCCCAACCTTCTTAGGCAGCAAGTTTTGATGAATATTAGGCATAACTCCTCCATTAGCAATAGTAACCGACCCCAACAGCTTGCTCAACTCCTCATCATTCCTCACCGCCAACTGAATATGCCTAGGCACTATCCTGTTCTTCTTATTATCCCTCGCCGCATTCCCCGCCAACTCCAACACCTACAAattcaatcaaacccaaaaaaaaaaaaaatcaatcatgCACCACGAACaatcaacaaaaataaaaacccaGAATTTTTATGGGTTTCTTTGTATACCTCAGCGGCAAGATACTCGAGAACGGCCGAGAGGTAGACAGGTGCTCCGGCTCCGACACGATCCGCATACTTCCCGGCCTTGAGGAAACGGGCGATACGACCGACGGGGAATTGGAGACCGGCTTTTTGAGATCTGGAGACGGATTTTGATGCTTTTGGCTTACCCCTGCCGCCCTTGGTTGAGCCTTCTTTTGAGCTCATTTTCTTGGATTATAGGATggaaaattgatgaaaaacTAAAACCCTTGAAAGCCCTGGTGGAGAAATGAGGCGTAGCAGTTCTGGGAGGTACTAGAATTATGCAGAAAGCAGGAGGGGCTTTTGTTAAAGATGGAAGGGCATGGCGTTGACGTGGCTTACCAAACTGGCGGTGTATTTTGGTATTTGTGTGAGGCGCAATGGTGTATTTCTCTGTGTAGCGCTTTGGTATTTGGGCGGGAGAGGGATTTGGGGGCAGATTTTGGGGggttttgtttgattattttttggCTTTTTGGAATTCCCTCCTTTGCCTTTTTGTCTTCTCTTTCGGTTTTGTGATTGTCCCTATACACTTTGACCACTTTGGAGGGCTATAAGATCATGGATGGATTTAAAAGTTCtatttggattagttattttttaggatatttttgaaaaattttactgtagtagtgtatatgaaaaatttttactataaaatttttttgaaatatttgatatattgtatagatGAAATATTTTTTGCTTTATTGTATATTCTTGTAGCATTATATTTAGGGTAAATTCCATTTTGTCCCCTCAAACTATACCCAAAATCTCACTTCAGTCcctaaatttcaaaatg containing:
- the LOC113727553 gene encoding uncharacterized protein, with protein sequence MGSVVYGNGGHRGMLSFHYSCSYSRFGLQNSRTVNCLSEDTGGAVRLRWQVLEQVDKELSKGDERAALSLVKNLQGKPGGLRCFDAARQVPQRLYTLDELKLNGIETASLLSPVDATLGSIERNLQVAALLGGVAAWNVFDLSPQQLLFFSLGLLFFWTLDGVSFNGGVSALLLDTIGHTFSQKYRNRVIQHEAGHFLTAYLLGILPRGYTLTSLDALNKEGSLNVQAGTAFVDFEFNEEVNSGKLSATMLNRFSCIALAGVASEYLLFGYAEGGLADIDKLDLLLKSLGFTQKKADSQVRWAVLNTVLILRRHEDARSKLAQAMSEGKSVGGCINIIEETIDDDDI
- the LOC113727554 gene encoding uncharacterized protein isoform X1, which translates into the protein MNILSKEICAPAGTLRVWGRLRNDEDEAIRRRRGLKRVDRELEKGNFKAALSLAKQLQGKPGGLRGFGAVKLVPKRISVVDELELNDADKMSLHSSVDSILRLVKCCRQFASEEKVGAFLGQDSLTNGDCCGSLSDDRVMCLQHEAGHFVVGYLLGILPKKYRVPSMEELEKDNLAGGKVEFLGFEFLQEVSNTTLPETYFTNRKHNSKEYDGIVSSKTLNRFLCVILGGLAAELLMFGYSELLHSDVDQLDRVMKCLGYSTDMANSQIKWAAINTLLILRRHHKATSRVAEAMALGRSIGFCIDAIETDFGTTNGGRHFGSQANTQAKSPFLTKESIKMNKVLTNL
- the LOC113727554 gene encoding uncharacterized protein isoform X2, producing MNILSKEICAPAGTLRVWGRLRNDEDEAIRRRRGLKRVDRELEKGNFKAALSLAKQLQGKPGGLRGFGAVKLVPKRISVVDELELNDADKMSLHSSVDSILRLVKCCRQFASEEKVGAFLGQDSLTNGDCCGSLSDDRVMCLQHEAGHFVVGYLLGILPKKYRVPSMEELEKDNLAGGKVEFLGFEFLQEVSNTTLPETYFTNRKHNSKTLNRFLCVILGGLAAELLMFGYSELLHSDVDQLDRVMKCLGYSTDMANSQIKWAAINTLLILRRHHKATSRVAEAMALGRSIGFCIDAIETDFGTTNGGRHFGSQANTQAKSPFLTKESIKMNKVLTNL
- the LOC113727554 gene encoding uncharacterized protein isoform X3, with amino-acid sequence MNILSKEICAPAGTLRVWGRLRNDEDEAIRRRRGLKRVDRELEKGNFKAALSLAKQLQGKPGGLRGFGAVKLVPKRISVVDELELNDADKMSLHSSVDSILRLVKCCRQFASEEKVGAFLGQDSLTNGDCCGSLSDDRVMCLQHEAGHFVVGYLLGILPKKYRVPSMEELEKDNLAGGKVEFLGFEFLQEVSNTTLPETYFTNRKHNSKEYDGIVSSKTLNRFLCVILGGLAAELLMFGYSELLHSDVDQGNEMLRLQHRHGKFTDKVGCN
- the LOC113727555 gene encoding histone H2AX-like — translated: MSSKEGSTKGGRGKPKASKSVSRSQKAGLQFPVGRIARFLKAGKYADRVGAGAPVYLSAVLEYLAAEVLELAGNAARDNKKNRIVPRHIQLAVRNDEELSKLLGSVTIANGGVMPNIHQNLLPKKVGKGGKGDIGSASQEF